The following proteins are co-located in the Heteronotia binoei isolate CCM8104 ecotype False Entrance Well chromosome 8, APGP_CSIRO_Hbin_v1, whole genome shotgun sequence genome:
- the LOC132576275 gene encoding matrix Gla protein-like, translated as MRTLIIFAFLAVLMAAAFCYESHESMESHEFASPFINRRNAYNFMRTMPRKNSIIQERIRERNKTPQERQREICEDYNPCERYAMRHGYAAAYRRFFGLRKG; from the exons ATGCGGACCCTCATCATTTTTGCGTTCCTGGCTGTCCTCATGGCAGCAGCATTTTGCTATG AGTCCCATGAGAGTATGGAATCACATGAATTTGCAA GTCCTTTTATTAACAGAAGAAATGCCTACAACTTCATGAGGACTATGCCCAGAAAGAATTCTATTATACAGGAAAG GATCAGAGAACGCAACAAGACCCCCCAGGAACGTCAGCGGGAGATCTGTGAGGACTACAATCCCTGTGAGCGTTATGCTATGCGCCATGGCTATGCTGCTGCCTACAGGCGTTTCTTTGGGCTGAGAAAGGGCTAG